From one Panulirus ornatus isolate Po-2019 chromosome 11, ASM3632096v1, whole genome shotgun sequence genomic stretch:
- the LOC139751075 gene encoding LOW QUALITY PROTEIN: uncharacterized protein (The sequence of the model RefSeq protein was modified relative to this genomic sequence to represent the inferred CDS: deleted 1 base in 1 codon) gives MSSDETGCSSHDLTDSLLTQPRQESHPSPTGTDDAPSLPPQAMTQPTTTTTTTTTTTNHPRHHHLATNADDATNPTTTTTNEGVADEATRNPSHTTLPLPQPPSPPSSPSPTMGFLTPVALGSSNGCGSHAVTNGSALPPLQEAESNGVPRDPRPHTSRATQNTGYAVPPANMARVQRGRETISSLSQRLVKGKPVKRKLWEVDHVQMAAELDQELARVTEEEERRFHRRWKLLPPEQAPHAPSFYYSQFVGPAGKGAVPSSPTSTSTTPPHTSAPRDVRLDHTAAKRRRVDPSSSSAAASVRSELPQVFSNTGQKGRSPAAAAPKMTTSTPEDTIPTADASQSLKNGGVQASNSNTDVVLTNTNDTAFSKSAGVAFTNTHTTTSNNSRNVSSSTNVSTTVSDCSISSSISNTTTTSNNSCSIASSSVNTSTTSNDSCIEELNSSTPTPIKSGTTPAGLTSESEATSPRSPSSGVTPTLNVSGSSKSSSGVSSADSTPSEDVLTPPRQTTPTQEGATPRRAIRKERVRRFR, from the exons atgagctcAGATGAGACGGGTTGTTCCAGCCATGACCTTACCGACTCCCTCCTGACGCAGCCACGTCAGGAGTCTCACCCGTCCCCCACCGGTACTGACGACGCTCCCAGCCTCCCGCCACAGGCGATGacgcaacccaccaccaccaccaccacaaccaccactaccaccaaccatccccgccaccaccacctcgccaccaATGCTGACGACGCTACTAACCCAACGACTACGACCACTAACGAAGGCGTCGCCGACGAAGCCACGAGGaaccccagccacaccaccctcccactaccccaacccccatcacccccatcttccccatcaccaaccatgGGCTTCCTTACACCCGTTGCTCTGGGATCTAGCAACGGCTGCGGCTCCCACGCCGTTACCAACGGCAGCGCGCTACCACCGCTGCAGGAGGCGGAGAGCAACGGCGTCCCCCGTGACCCGAGGCCACACACCAGCAGAGCGACGCAGAACACTGGCTATGCTGTGCCTCCCGCCAACATGGCGCGGGTCCAGAGAGGCAGGGAGACGATTTCTTCTCTG AGCCAGCGGCTTGTGAAGGGTAAGCCAGTCAAGCGAAAACTGTGGGAGGTTGACCACGTCCAG ATGGCGGCGGAGCTGGACCAAGAGTTGGCccgggtgacggaggaggaggaaaggcgcTTCCATCGGCGGTGGAAGCTGCTACCCCCTGAGCAG GCCCCACACGCTCCCAGCTTCTACTACAGCCAG TTTGTGGGCCCAGCTGGGAAGGGGGCAGTCCCCTCATCTCCGACTTCAACCTCCacgacaccacctcacacctcagctCCGAGAGATGTACGGCTGGACCACACGGCAGCCAAGAGGCGGAGGGtcgacccatcctcctcctctgctgctgcATCAGTCCGGTCCGAGCTTCCTCAGGTCTTCAGTAACACGGGTCAGAAAGGGCGCAGCCCAGCAGCGGCCGCACCGAAAATGACCACGTCGACACCCGAGGACACCATCCCTACTGCTGATGCCTCCCAATCCCTCAAGAACGGAGGTGTTCAAGCCTCCAACAGTAACACCGATGTAGTTCTCACTAACACCAACGATACAGCATTCAGCAAGAGCGCTGGTGTAGCTTTCActaacacccacactaccacctccaacaacagccgTAATGTAAGCTCCAGCACCAACGTCAGTACTACAGTCTCTGACTGTAGTATATCCTCAAGCATCAGcaataccacaaccacctccaacaacagctgtagtATAGCCTCCAGCAGCGTCAACACTTCTACAACATCTAACGACAGTTGTATTGAAGAGCTCAACAGCAGTACCCCAACCCCCATCAAGAGTGGTACAACTCCAGCAGGCTTGACGTCTGAGTCGGAAGCTACCTCTCCGAGAAGCCCTTCTTCAGGAGTCACCCCAACCCTGAATGTGTCCGGGTCTTCCAAGTCCTCCTCGGGGGTGTCTTCGGCAGACTCCACCCCCTCGGAGGACGTCCTCACGCCCCCGCGCCAAACCACGCCCACTCAGGAAGGTGCCACTCCTCGAAGAGCCATTAGAAAGGAGCGTGTGAGAAGATTTCGATGA